The genomic window AGCCTTGGCGACTTGCTGAAAGCCAAACTGTCCGGCGACCAAGAATAAGGTTGCAGACATGACGAAGTCTGAATTAATGGTTCGTTTGGCAGAAGTTTTTGCCGAGAAAAACGGTAACCAATTGCTGGCAAAAGACGTCGAATACAGCGTAAAGGTTTTGGTTGACACCATGACCCGCTCGCTGGCTCGCGGTCAGCGTATTGAAATCCGTGGTTTCGGCAGCTTCGATTTGAACCATCGCCCGGCCCGTATCGGCCGCAACCCCAAAACCGGCGAACGTGTGGAAGTGCCTGAAAAACACGTCCCTCACTTCAAGCCCGGTAAGGAATTGCGTGAACGTGTGGACTTGGCTTTACAAGAAAATGCCAACTAAACCTGAGTAAACGAACGCCGCAGAAATGCGGCGTTTTTGTTGTCTGAAAATATGGTTCTCTATTGTTTTCGTAATTTGGGTGGGATTT from Neisseria sp. DTU_2020_1000833_1_SI_GRL_NUU_006 includes these protein-coding regions:
- a CDS encoding integration host factor subunit beta; the encoded protein is MTKSELMVRLAEVFAEKNGNQLLAKDVEYSVKVLVDTMTRSLARGQRIEIRGFGSFDLNHRPARIGRNPKTGERVEVPEKHVPHFKPGKELRERVDLALQENAN